In Rodentibacter haemolyticus, the DNA window GCGCATTACGGCGTGGCGGAAAATGATTGCCTGACTTTCTCTTTCGGCTTACGTTATCCGAATCTGAACCAGTTAATTGAGGGTATTGGTAAAGGTTTTTGCCATCAAGATCCTGATTTAAATTTAAGCGAATTTGATTTTCCGCTTCGTTTGACTCAGTCGGAGCAACGAACCGGTAAACTTGCCGATGAAAATATCCGTGCAATGAAACAACAATTACTGGATAAACTTGCGCATTCCGAAGCTTTTGACCTGCTCTTTAAACAAGCGGTAGCGAGTGCAGTGAGTTCACGCCGATATGAATTATTGGTGCCTGACGAAATAAGTGATCCTGATGAAGTACGGTCGATTTTAGAAGAAGGCGCATGGCTTGCTCAAGATAGCAACTGCAAATTGCTTTACACTGAAAATCCCCTCCGAATTTATGCCAACGGCGAATGGTTGGATGAATTGAATCTTATTGAAACGGAGGCGCTAAAACGTTTAGCTGACGGCGAGGCGTTGGATTGGGCATTTTTAACCGATTTAGTCAGTGGTGCAGAAGATCCTGAAACGGTGATGGCGTTGTTGCTAGACTCCATCTGCAACTGGCTTGATGATGGTTGGGTGATCATGGACTGATAATAAAATAATGGACTGATTTCCCTTTACTAACGACACTCTGCCCTAATCTCGGAGATAAAATTCTCTTTGTGCAAGTGATACATAATACCGTTTAATCGTAACTCATTATGTCAGAAAATATTTATTCCGTTTCTCAACTCAATAATGCAGCCCGCCAAATCTTAGAGGGACATTTCTCACAGATTTGGCTGAGCGGTGAGATTTCTAATTTCACACAACCTGTTTCGGGGCATTGGTATCTTACTTTAAAAGATGAAAATGCACAGGTGCGCTGCGCTATGTTCCGTATGAAAAATTTGCGTGTGGCGTTTCGTCCGCAAAATGGAATGCAAGTGCTGGTTCGTACCAATGTGAGTTTGTACGAACCACGTGGAGACTATCAATTAATTATTGAATCAATGCACCCTGCCGGTGAAGGTTTATTACAGCAGCAATTCGAAACATTGAAAATAAAGCTTGCGGCAGAGGGATTATTTGCACAAAATCTCAAGAAAAAGTTACCGCACTTTAGTAAAGCCGTGGGTATTGTTACCTCCTCAACCGGTGCGGCATTACAAGATATTTTACATATTTTGGCACGTCGCGATCCTAGTCTGAAAGTGGTGATTTATCCTACGGCAGTGCAAGGCAGAGAAGCGGCGGAGGAAATCGTGCGGATGATTGAATTGGCAAATACACGGCAGGAAGTCGATGTGCTTATCGTTGGACGCGGTGGTGGATCACTGGAAGATCTTTGGTGTTTTAACGAAGAAGAGGTGGCGCGTGCGATTTTTCGTTCCGTGTTACCGATTATCAGTGCCGTTGGGCATGAAACGGATGTAACCATTGCCGATTTTGTTGCGGATCTTCGTGCGCCAACGCCGTCTGCCGCTGCGGAATTGGTCAGTCGAAATCAAGATGAACTGTTACAACAATTGAACTATCAACAGCAACGTTTAGCGATGGCATTTGATCGCTTATTTACACAAAAAAATCAGCGATTAAAACAACTGACTTTACGTTTACAAAATCAACATCCGCAAAATCAGTTGCATATTCAATGGGAAAGAAATGAACATCTTGTTCAACGTTTACACTTTGCCGTACAACGTCAGTTTGAAAAAACACAGCAAAAATTAACCGCACTTTCCGTTCGATTACGACAAAATCCGCTACCTTATGGTATTCAACGCCACCAACAACAGTTGGAACAACTTAAAGTGCGGTTAAATTTCAGTACAAATCGTCAAGTAACCGAACGCCAAAATAAATTGGCGGCTTTATGCGGAAAACTCGATGGATTAAGTCCATTGAAGGTAATGGCTCGCGGTTATTCCATTGCGGAAAATGCGGAGGGAAAAGCAATCACAAGCGTGAAAGATATACGACAGGGAGAGTTGCTTACCACAAAAGTAGCGGATGGAAATATTGTGAGTAGAGTGGTGTAAGGTTAAGTGATAATAAAATGGCGATATGACATCTCTCCAAAATAGAAATAATACTCTTTTATGAGGAAATCACGCCACCATCAAAAATCTTGATTTTATTGGTATTGTTTCAACTTCACCGAATAAGCGTTAGCCGGCTTTCCCTAAATTTTGACTGGTAAGAATATAGATAAGTCTGTACAATAGCCGACCGTTTTTATTGGATAAATTGATAATTGTAGAAAGATGACGCAGAAATTACATATTAAAACTTGGGGCTGCCAGATGAATGAATATGATTCATCAAAAATGGCGGATTTATTATTAAGCACCCATGGGCTTGAATTGACGGAAACAGCGGAAGAA includes these proteins:
- a CDS encoding ribosomal protein uL16 3-hydroxylase — its product is MTALSHTDFCLPEHITPEIFLRDYWQKKPLIIRNGLPEIVGQFEPQDIIELAQNEEVTARLVKTYGEDDWKVFFSPLTEKDFQKLPEKWSVLVQNMEQWSPELGLLWNKFGFIPQWQRDDIMVSYAPKGGSVGKHYDEYDVFLVQGYGQRRWQLGKWCDPSTEFKPNQPIRIFDEMGELVIDEVMNPGDILYIPARMAHYGVAENDCLTFSFGLRYPNLNQLIEGIGKGFCHQDPDLNLSEFDFPLRLTQSEQRTGKLADENIRAMKQQLLDKLAHSEAFDLLFKQAVASAVSSRRYELLVPDEISDPDEVRSILEEGAWLAQDSNCKLLYTENPLRIYANGEWLDELNLIETEALKRLADGEALDWAFLTDLVSGAEDPETVMALLLDSICNWLDDGWVIMD
- the xseA gene encoding exodeoxyribonuclease VII large subunit, yielding MSENIYSVSQLNNAARQILEGHFSQIWLSGEISNFTQPVSGHWYLTLKDENAQVRCAMFRMKNLRVAFRPQNGMQVLVRTNVSLYEPRGDYQLIIESMHPAGEGLLQQQFETLKIKLAAEGLFAQNLKKKLPHFSKAVGIVTSSTGAALQDILHILARRDPSLKVVIYPTAVQGREAAEEIVRMIELANTRQEVDVLIVGRGGGSLEDLWCFNEEEVARAIFRSVLPIISAVGHETDVTIADFVADLRAPTPSAAAELVSRNQDELLQQLNYQQQRLAMAFDRLFTQKNQRLKQLTLRLQNQHPQNQLHIQWERNEHLVQRLHFAVQRQFEKTQQKLTALSVRLRQNPLPYGIQRHQQQLEQLKVRLNFSTNRQVTERQNKLAALCGKLDGLSPLKVMARGYSIAENAEGKAITSVKDIRQGELLTTKVADGNIVSRVV